A window of Streptomyces sp. SAI-127 contains these coding sequences:
- a CDS encoding serine/threonine-protein kinase — MTMVKAHVSTHELVAGRYRPLDILHRETNRTCWYGEDVSTERPCLLTEIGLPAGTDEETSLRTAAGVVRMSKTMRVLSPGRIAAVVDAVAQEDTLWTVTEPIDGIPLGELLGRQGTFDHVRAARIGLELLEVLEAAHGEGVTHGELSPGQVFVHHQGSVVVTGWGLAGATLAPRLSAPSYASPEQARDERIGPAADLWALGAILYTLVEGRPPFRDRDRPAATLKGVDRLPLRAPVRAGPLTPTVQGLLRKDSRERLSRTAVRGALLRVLDEDPYAPPEEEPRSRLRVLHGVAPGRSSRLLIAGTALAVVTVAAAVLTVTKALPDGDSATTGEAPAPSASASASAPAPPPPAPSPSVTAPGSRTDQSVEPPVTPTPTPTPTPSRTVSPTAGTGLPPGYSEYHSPEGFSIALPKGWKPLETQRQEDLAYRVTFGASGDPRTLAITYSKAVGTDAVAVWRDDVEPGLEDNPGYQRIGDIRAATYQGREAADMQWIEDVDGTRVRTFGRGFLIGEGRGYSLRWTTPAADWNDDTNQVALDTFLSTLRVPSD, encoded by the coding sequence ATGACCATGGTCAAGGCGCACGTCTCCACACACGAGTTGGTCGCAGGACGGTACCGGCCCCTGGACATCCTGCACCGCGAGACCAACCGGACCTGCTGGTACGGCGAGGACGTCTCGACCGAACGCCCCTGTCTGCTCACCGAGATCGGGCTGCCGGCCGGCACCGACGAGGAGACCTCGCTGCGCACCGCCGCGGGAGTCGTCCGGATGTCCAAGACCATGCGGGTGCTCTCCCCCGGGCGGATCGCCGCGGTCGTGGACGCCGTGGCGCAGGAGGACACCCTGTGGACCGTCACCGAGCCGATCGACGGCATCCCCCTGGGCGAACTCCTCGGCCGCCAGGGGACCTTCGACCACGTGCGGGCGGCGCGCATCGGCCTGGAGCTGCTGGAGGTGCTCGAGGCGGCGCACGGCGAGGGCGTCACGCACGGTGAACTCAGCCCGGGCCAGGTCTTCGTGCACCACCAGGGCTCCGTCGTCGTCACCGGCTGGGGCCTGGCCGGCGCGACCCTCGCCCCCCGGCTCTCGGCACCGTCGTACGCCTCCCCCGAACAGGCCCGTGACGAGCGCATCGGGCCGGCCGCCGACCTGTGGGCGCTCGGCGCGATCCTCTACACGCTGGTCGAGGGACGCCCGCCCTTCCGGGACCGCGACCGTCCCGCGGCCACCCTGAAGGGAGTCGACCGGCTGCCGCTGCGGGCCCCGGTGCGCGCCGGGCCCCTCACCCCGACCGTGCAGGGGCTGCTGCGCAAGGACTCCCGGGAGCGGCTGAGCCGCACCGCCGTGCGGGGCGCCCTCCTCCGGGTTCTCGACGAGGACCCCTACGCGCCCCCGGAGGAAGAACCCCGCTCCCGGCTGCGCGTCCTGCACGGCGTTGCCCCGGGCCGCAGCAGCCGGCTCCTGATCGCGGGTACCGCCCTGGCCGTCGTCACGGTGGCCGCCGCCGTCCTCACCGTCACCAAGGCGCTGCCCGACGGCGACAGCGCGACGACAGGCGAGGCGCCCGCCCCGTCCGCGTCGGCCTCCGCCTCCGCGCCCGCCCCGCCGCCTCCGGCCCCCTCCCCGTCGGTCACCGCCCCCGGCAGCCGCACCGACCAGAGCGTCGAACCGCCAGTGACGCCCACCCCCACGCCCACACCCACGCCGAGCCGAACGGTCTCTCCCACCGCGGGCACGGGCCTGCCGCCCGGATACAGCGAGTACCACTCCCCCGAAGGCTTCTCCATCGCCCTGCCCAAGGGCTGGAAGCCGTTGGAGACCCAACGCCAGGAGGACCTGGCGTACCGCGTCACCTTCGGCGCCTCCGGTGACCCGCGCACGCTCGCCATCACGTACAGCAAGGCCGTCGGCACGGACGCCGTGGCCGTGTGGCGCGACGACGTGGAACCGGGCCTCGAGGACAACCCCGGCTACCAGCGCATCGGTGACATCCGCGCGGCGACCTACCAGGGCCGCGAGGCCGCCGACATGCAGTGGATCGAGGACGTCGACGGCACCCGGGTGCGCACCTTCGGCCGCGGCTTCCTCATCGGCGAGGGCCGGGGCTACTCACTGCGCTGGACGACCCCGGCGGCCGACTGGAACGACGACACGAACCAGGTGGCGCTGGACACCTTCCTGAGCACCCTCCGCGTGCCCTCAGACTGA
- a CDS encoding threonine/serine dehydratase, whose product MIGITDIEQQAGLIAGHVVRTPTLPSPGLSALLGAPVTAKLELLQRTGSFKARGATAKLLSLSRAERAAGVVAVSGGNHGIALAHMAAALDVKATVVMPRSAPARSVEIVAAAGASLRLTDDMDSAFSLVNRLRDEGLTLVHPFDDPLVIAGQGTVGLELADDAGDLTDVLVSVGGGGLIAGVAAALRARRPGVRVWGVETEGAEAMSRALAAGGPVPVALSSVVSTLSAPSVSQLTYDHVAALVTEVLVVPDREAVQGCLDLADHAKVWGEPAAGCLLPAARRVLERVGDDCRLGLVVCGGNATTADVMAWAGRFGLR is encoded by the coding sequence TTGATCGGGATCACGGACATCGAGCAGCAGGCCGGGCTGATCGCCGGACACGTCGTACGCACGCCGACCCTGCCCAGCCCTGGCCTGTCCGCGCTGCTCGGTGCTCCCGTCACCGCCAAGCTCGAACTGCTCCAGCGCACCGGCTCGTTCAAGGCGCGGGGGGCCACGGCCAAGCTGCTGTCGCTGAGTCGGGCGGAGCGGGCGGCCGGGGTCGTGGCGGTCAGCGGCGGCAACCACGGGATCGCCCTCGCCCACATGGCGGCGGCACTCGACGTCAAGGCGACGGTGGTCATGCCGCGTTCGGCGCCCGCCCGGTCCGTGGAGATCGTGGCGGCGGCCGGGGCGTCGCTGCGGCTCACGGACGACATGGACAGTGCCTTCTCGCTCGTGAACCGGCTGCGGGACGAGGGGCTGACACTGGTCCACCCCTTCGACGACCCCCTGGTGATCGCGGGGCAGGGGACCGTCGGACTGGAACTCGCCGACGACGCGGGCGACCTCACCGACGTCCTCGTCAGCGTCGGGGGCGGCGGCCTGATCGCCGGGGTCGCGGCGGCGCTGCGGGCACGTCGTCCGGGTGTCAGGGTCTGGGGTGTGGAGACCGAGGGCGCGGAGGCCATGTCCCGGGCGCTCGCCGCGGGCGGGCCGGTGCCGGTCGCGCTGTCCTCGGTCGTGTCCACGCTGAGCGCCCCGTCCGTCTCGCAGCTGACGTACGACCATGTGGCGGCTCTGGTCACCGAGGTTCTGGTGGTCCCGGACCGGGAGGCCGTGCAGGGCTGTCTCGACCTCGCCGACCACGCCAAGGTGTGGGGCGAACCGGCGGCCGGATGTCTTCTGCCCGCCGCCCGGAGGGTGCTGGAGCGGGTCGGCGACGACTGCCGGTTGGGCCTCGTCGTGTGCGGCGGCAACGCGACCACCGCCGACGTCATGGCCTGGGCCGGGCGGTTCGGGCTGCGGTGA
- a CDS encoding polyprenyl synthetase family protein — translation MTTLAAPEVLTRCRRLVQPALQEAVGRLHPWVSEMAAYSFGWCEVGGAPAVASGGKGVRQALAVLGAEAAGAPGRAGVPAAVAVELVHVFSLLHDDIMDGDPARRGRPTVWKAYGTGPAVLAGDALFALAVETLAGAGSDAVRLLSAALSDLVRGQADDLLFATRPWTGPERVRPEEYRAMAEHKTGALLGCAAALGALLGGAPPATVAALDRAGRHLGVAFQIVDDVLGIWGDPLVTGKPVHGDLRERKKTFPVLAALDSPTAAAARLARLLESDGPPQEMADLVEECGGRSAALAEARCRMALAERAYELRPLLDYLLRRDL, via the coding sequence GTGACCACGCTCGCCGCTCCCGAAGTCCTCACCCGTTGCCGCCGGTTGGTCCAGCCGGCGCTCCAGGAGGCCGTCGGCCGACTGCACCCCTGGGTGAGCGAGATGGCCGCCTATTCCTTCGGCTGGTGCGAGGTCGGCGGCGCCCCCGCCGTCGCGTCCGGCGGCAAAGGGGTGCGCCAAGCGCTCGCCGTGCTGGGTGCCGAGGCGGCCGGTGCGCCCGGACGGGCCGGGGTGCCCGCGGCGGTCGCGGTGGAACTGGTGCATGTCTTCTCGCTGCTCCACGACGACATCATGGACGGCGACCCGGCCCGGCGCGGCCGCCCCACGGTGTGGAAGGCGTACGGCACCGGCCCGGCCGTTCTCGCGGGTGACGCCCTGTTCGCGCTGGCCGTCGAGACCCTGGCCGGCGCCGGATCCGACGCCGTACGACTCCTGTCCGCGGCACTGTCCGACCTGGTGCGGGGGCAGGCGGACGACCTCCTGTTCGCCACCCGCCCCTGGACGGGACCGGAGCGGGTGCGACCGGAGGAGTACCGGGCCATGGCCGAGCACAAGACCGGGGCGCTGCTGGGCTGCGCGGCGGCGCTGGGCGCTCTGCTCGGCGGGGCACCTCCGGCCACGGTGGCCGCCCTGGACCGGGCCGGGCGGCATCTGGGGGTCGCGTTCCAGATCGTCGACGACGTCCTGGGGATCTGGGGCGATCCTCTGGTCACGGGCAAGCCCGTGCACGGCGATCTGCGGGAGCGGAAGAAGACGTTCCCGGTACTGGCCGCGCTCGACTCGCCGACAGCCGCGGCGGCGCGTCTGGCGCGGCTCCTGGAGTCGGACGGGCCCCCGCAGGAGATGGCGGACCTGGTCGAGGAGTGCGGCGGTCGGTCGGCCGCCCTCGCCGAGGCCCGCTGTCGCATGGCCCTGGCGGAGAGGGCGTACGAGCTGCGGCCTTTGCTTGACTACCTGCTGCGGCGTGATCTCTGA
- a CDS encoding tetratricopeptide repeat protein, producing the protein MYGKAFAPEYQGALTTLSVNSSLDEVLAVGTEQLRAAERAGRHGEEARSGLAVAEALRRLGRVADADRAWKASYRAARRAGDTAGMAWALWSGGTLARQRGGFALARRLLGLAAELGERGGDVVVRGYSLAGLAETGRIQGDYEAVGRLHEQLLAEARRRGEARHTVWALSGIAQMHRNTGSYDTAFAMFEEAARIAAGADDRRGHAWALRGLADLVSVRDGDTGRALALLSEAETTCREMNLSSALAYNHKMRGNVLYRAGRYPEARDLYEQALAGFRAMSEPRGEALARLGLAKSLARLGRDRAETAAELDDLARVLERTGLRHAREMVARAQEEFGVRTEAVR; encoded by the coding sequence ATGTACGGCAAGGCATTCGCACCGGAGTACCAGGGCGCGCTCACCACCCTCTCCGTGAACTCCTCGCTGGACGAGGTCCTGGCCGTCGGCACCGAGCAGTTGAGAGCGGCCGAGCGTGCCGGACGGCACGGGGAGGAGGCCCGCTCCGGGCTCGCGGTCGCCGAGGCGCTGCGCAGGCTCGGCCGGGTCGCCGACGCCGACCGTGCCTGGAAGGCGAGTTACCGGGCCGCCCGCCGGGCCGGGGACACCGCGGGCATGGCCTGGGCGCTGTGGAGCGGCGGCACACTGGCCCGCCAGCGCGGCGGATTCGCCCTGGCCCGGCGGCTGTTGGGGCTGGCGGCCGAGCTCGGCGAGCGTGGCGGCGATGTCGTGGTGCGCGGTTACTCGCTGGCGGGCCTGGCCGAGACCGGCCGTATCCAGGGCGACTACGAGGCCGTCGGCAGGCTGCACGAACAGTTGCTGGCGGAGGCCCGACGGCGTGGCGAGGCCCGGCACACGGTGTGGGCGCTGTCCGGCATCGCGCAGATGCACCGCAACACGGGGTCCTACGACACCGCGTTCGCCATGTTCGAGGAGGCGGCCCGGATCGCCGCGGGCGCCGACGACCGGCGCGGTCATGCCTGGGCGCTGCGCGGGCTCGCCGACCTCGTCTCCGTGCGCGACGGCGACACCGGGCGGGCCCTCGCCCTGCTGTCCGAGGCGGAGACGACCTGCCGCGAGATGAACCTGTCCAGCGCGCTGGCCTACAACCACAAGATGCGCGGCAACGTTCTCTACCGCGCGGGGCGTTACCCCGAGGCCCGCGACCTGTACGAGCAGGCGCTCGCCGGGTTCCGCGCCATGAGCGAACCTCGCGGGGAGGCCCTGGCCCGGCTGGGGCTCGCCAAGTCCCTGGCCCGCCTGGGCCGCGACCGCGCCGAGACCGCGGCCGAACTGGACGATCTGGCCCGCGTGCTGGAGCGGACCGGGCTGCGGCACGCGCGGGAGATGGTGGCACGGGCCCAGGAGGAGTTCGGTGTGCGGACGGAGGCGGTACGGTGA
- a CDS encoding AIM24 family protein — MKGDLFSSEHMVQPATAPGMTVENSKCIRYAVHGEMLARQGAMVAYRGNLQFERKGQGVGGMLKRAVTGEGLPLMAVRGQGEAWFAHEAQNCFIVDVEPGDEFTVNGRNVLCFDASLAYRIATVKGAGIAGGGLFNSVFTGHGRLGLVCEGNPLVIPVSPEFPVYVDTDAVVGWTAGLATSLHRSQSIGSMLRGGSGEAVQLVLQGSGYVVVRPSEVTPQKAQQH, encoded by the coding sequence ATGAAGGGTGACCTGTTTTCCAGTGAGCACATGGTGCAGCCGGCCACGGCGCCGGGTATGACGGTCGAGAACTCCAAGTGCATCAGGTACGCGGTGCACGGCGAGATGCTCGCCCGCCAGGGGGCGATGGTCGCCTACCGCGGCAATCTCCAGTTCGAGCGCAAGGGCCAGGGCGTCGGGGGCATGCTCAAGCGAGCCGTCACCGGCGAGGGACTGCCGTTGATGGCGGTGCGCGGGCAGGGCGAGGCCTGGTTCGCGCACGAGGCGCAGAACTGTTTCATCGTCGACGTGGAACCGGGTGACGAGTTCACGGTCAACGGCCGCAACGTCCTGTGTTTCGACGCCTCGTTGGCGTACCGGATCGCGACCGTGAAGGGTGCGGGCATAGCCGGTGGCGGGCTGTTCAACAGTGTCTTCACGGGTCACGGCAGGCTCGGGCTCGTCTGCGAGGGCAACCCGCTGGTGATCCCGGTCTCGCCGGAGTTCCCGGTGTACGTCGACACGGACGCGGTCGTCGGGTGGACGGCGGGCCTCGCAACCTCGCTGCACCGTTCGCAGTCCATCGGGTCGATGCTGCGCGGCGGTTCCGGCGAGGCGGTGCAGCTGGTGCTGCAGGGCTCCGGGTACGTCGTCGTACGGCCGAGCGAGGTGACCCCGCAGAAGGCACAGCAGCACTGA
- a CDS encoding CAP domain-containing protein yields the protein MSELVPGGNLPLPEGAVTVRVPGPFDVSALITDDGGKVGGDADFVFYNQPSAPGARLSGGTLTVDPRGLRAGASRVTVVVSPTDPGTPLGRLPAPVLQVTGAGGRPLARFAPARPRQETVLLLAEIYRRGDGWKLRALGQGYADGLAGLARDFGVDVMDDTPTTAVPSVPLTVSRSRPAAAPAFRTSSGRSPANPPPSTRPAPLLRSPAPAASPDLAAFLTPVNSARSAAGSPPVTLEPRLTEAARAHSSAMASADRLGVEGPDGVSVFQRLTATGYAYLTVGEHLVSGPRDPSEFVAYCLRTEQPRRTVHEPAFCHVGLAHATRGRSGDMYWTALWARPLTPADLTRTADEVVGLTNRERGRAGLPPLGVDPLLARAAQAYSTDMAVRAFYSHTSPEGTQPWDRAAAAGSTRRSIGENIACGQRSAAEVVEGWMNSPGHRANILKPGFTHIGIGFAGGGPAGTYWTQLFGA from the coding sequence ATGAGCGAGTTGGTCCCCGGGGGCAATCTGCCCCTCCCCGAAGGGGCCGTCACCGTGCGGGTGCCCGGCCCCTTCGACGTGTCCGCCCTCATCACGGACGACGGCGGCAAGGTCGGGGGCGACGCCGACTTCGTGTTCTACAACCAGCCCTCCGCTCCCGGCGCCCGGCTCTCCGGCGGCACCCTGACCGTCGATCCCCGGGGACTGCGCGCGGGCGCCTCCAGGGTGACGGTGGTCGTCAGCCCCACCGACCCCGGCACCCCCCTGGGCCGGCTGCCGGCCCCGGTCCTCCAGGTCACCGGTGCGGGCGGCCGCCCGCTCGCCCGGTTCGCGCCGGCGCGGCCACGGCAGGAGACCGTCCTGCTGCTCGCGGAGATCTACCGGCGGGGCGACGGCTGGAAGCTGCGGGCGCTGGGGCAGGGGTACGCGGACGGGCTCGCGGGGCTGGCGCGGGACTTCGGAGTGGATGTCATGGACGACACGCCGACGACCGCGGTGCCTTCCGTGCCGCTGACGGTATCGCGGTCACGTCCTGCCGCTGCTCCCGCCTTCCGGACGTCCTCGGGAAGGTCCCCGGCCAACCCGCCGCCTTCCACCCGCCCCGCACCCCTGCTCCGCTCCCCCGCGCCCGCCGCCTCCCCCGATCTGGCCGCCTTCCTCACCCCGGTCAACTCGGCGCGCTCCGCGGCCGGTTCGCCCCCGGTCACGCTCGAACCCCGTCTCACCGAGGCCGCCCGCGCCCACTCCTCCGCGATGGCCTCCGCGGACCGCCTCGGCGTGGAAGGCCCGGACGGCGTCTCCGTCTTCCAGCGGCTCACCGCCACCGGATACGCGTACCTCACCGTCGGCGAGCACCTCGTCTCCGGCCCCCGCGACCCCTCCGAGTTCGTCGCGTACTGCCTGCGCACCGAGCAGCCCCGGCGGACCGTGCACGAGCCGGCCTTCTGCCACGTCGGTCTGGCCCACGCCACCAGAGGCCGCTCCGGCGACATGTACTGGACGGCGCTGTGGGCCAGGCCGCTCACGCCCGCCGACCTGACGCGGACCGCCGACGAGGTCGTCGGCCTCACCAACCGCGAGCGCGGCAGGGCCGGTCTGCCGCCGCTCGGCGTCGATCCCCTTCTGGCCCGTGCCGCGCAGGCGTACAGCACCGACATGGCGGTCCGCGCCTTCTACTCCCACACCTCACCCGAGGGCACCCAGCCCTGGGACCGGGCCGCCGCCGCGGGCTCGACCCGTCGCTCGATCGGGGAGAACATCGCGTGCGGCCAGCGCTCGGCCGCCGAGGTCGTCGAGGGCTGGATGAACAGCCCGGGTCACCGCGCCAACATCCTCAAGCCCGGCTTCACCCACATCGGGATCGGCTTCGCCGGCGGCGGCCCGGCGGGCACGTACTGGACCCAGCTGTTCGGCGCCTGA
- a CDS encoding serine hydrolase domain-containing protein yields the protein MASARVMVGTVAGAVLLPLLAVPAHAGSPAAPAVDLTGLLGVLHSATAQGAPGSMARIDDGNTVYRAAVGVADRKSEQTMSDTDRFRIGSVTKTFTAVVLLQLVDEKKLELDAPVNRYLPGLLPDDRITVRHVLSQRSGLYDYTNEMFAKTVQGFEAVRKKVFTPEELVKLSLRKPRTNAPGAVYSYSNTNFVVAGMLIEKLTGNPVRTEYEKRIIEPLQLRDTFYVHPGMKIPGRHARGYLTPDQAGTPLVDATEQTASWAQSAGALISSTRDLNTFLSALLAGRLTSAAQLAQMERWAPSGSGQAYGLGLRRRDLSCGVSVYGHTGAVQGFYTYAFASKDGKRALAAVANTSNNGTVLNTMLRTLDSVFCGKATKAPRGKAPVERHEDIAPAVTLD from the coding sequence ATGGCATCAGCACGAGTGATGGTCGGGACGGTGGCCGGAGCGGTCCTGCTGCCCCTTCTCGCGGTCCCCGCCCACGCCGGGTCGCCCGCCGCCCCCGCGGTGGATCTCACAGGTCTGCTCGGCGTGTTGCATTCCGCGACGGCGCAGGGCGCGCCGGGGTCCATGGCCCGGATCGACGACGGGAACACGGTGTACCGGGCCGCGGTCGGCGTCGCGGACCGCAAGAGCGAGCAGACGATGAGCGACACCGACCGGTTCCGTATCGGCAGCGTCACCAAGACCTTCACCGCCGTCGTCCTGCTCCAACTGGTCGACGAGAAGAAGCTGGAGCTCGACGCGCCGGTCAACCGCTACCTGCCCGGACTGCTGCCGGACGACCGGATCACGGTGCGGCACGTCCTGAGCCAACGCAGCGGCCTGTACGACTACACGAACGAGATGTTCGCCAAGACGGTCCAGGGGTTCGAGGCGGTCCGCAAGAAGGTCTTCACCCCCGAGGAGCTGGTGAAGCTCTCGCTGCGCAAACCGCGCACGAACGCGCCGGGCGCGGTGTACTCGTACTCGAACACCAACTTCGTCGTCGCCGGGATGCTGATCGAGAAGCTGACCGGGAACCCGGTGCGGACCGAGTACGAGAAGCGGATCATTGAGCCTCTGCAGCTGCGCGACACGTTCTATGTGCACCCCGGCATGAAGATCCCCGGCCGTCACGCCCGCGGCTATCTCACCCCGGACCAGGCCGGCACCCCCCTCGTCGACGCGACCGAGCAGACCGCGTCGTGGGCGCAGAGCGCGGGCGCGCTCATCTCCAGCACCCGGGACCTGAACACCTTCCTGTCCGCCCTGCTCGCGGGCCGGCTCACCTCGGCCGCGCAACTGGCCCAGATGGAGCGGTGGGCACCGTCGGGGAGTGGTCAGGCGTACGGCCTCGGGTTGCGCCGACGCGATCTGTCGTGCGGGGTCTCGGTGTACGGCCACACGGGTGCCGTGCAGGGCTTCTACACGTACGCGTTCGCCTCGAAGGACGGCAAGCGTGCTCTCGCCGCGGTCGCCAACACCTCCAACAACGGCACGGTCCTCAACACGATGCTGCGCACCCTCGACTCCGTGTTCTGCGGCAAGGCCACGAAGGCTCCGCGCGGCAAGGCGCCGGTGGAGCGGCACGAGGACATCGCCCCGGCGGTCACGCTGGACTGA
- a CDS encoding ROK family transcriptional regulator, whose product MRSTPRAETFPANTPAASQVFTTVLSQGPLPRLEVARRVGLSPAAVTKAVRPLIEAGYLVEGADQDARPALGRPANLVRVDGGRALFIGVKVTDDEIIGVLTDLCCRIRVARHLPLPDREPRTVLASITELVQLLLAETDGSTAPVLGLGIAVSGDVDRAEGAVRYSPFLEWHDVPLAELAATTTGLPVTVDNDVRALTVAEQWFGAGVGLSDFAVVTVGAGIGCGLVVHGRVVAGAHGVAGEIGHVTVDPAGPLCHCGNRGCVEAIAGEAAIVRQVREATGAELPDAAAALALAREGVAGARDVYARAGEAIGRGIATVANLLGPERVIISGEGLAAYDLFAEQIRDAFVAAAFGSAAQCDVRTHPLPFDEWARGAAATAIQSFITPDPSR is encoded by the coding sequence ATGCGCTCCACCCCTCGCGCCGAGACGTTCCCCGCCAACACACCCGCCGCCTCACAGGTGTTCACCACCGTCCTGTCCCAGGGCCCCCTGCCCCGCCTGGAGGTGGCCCGGCGGGTCGGTCTGTCGCCGGCCGCCGTCACCAAGGCAGTCCGGCCGCTCATCGAGGCCGGATACCTGGTGGAGGGCGCGGACCAGGACGCCCGCCCGGCGCTCGGGCGGCCCGCGAACCTCGTACGGGTCGACGGAGGGCGGGCCCTGTTCATCGGCGTCAAGGTCACCGACGACGAGATCATCGGGGTTCTCACCGACCTGTGCTGCCGCATCCGCGTCGCCCGGCATCTGCCGCTGCCCGACCGCGAACCCAGGACGGTGCTCGCGAGCATCACGGAACTCGTCCAGCTGCTCCTCGCCGAGACGGACGGCTCCACGGCTCCGGTCCTGGGTCTGGGCATCGCGGTCTCCGGTGACGTCGACCGGGCCGAGGGCGCCGTCCGCTACTCGCCCTTCCTGGAGTGGCACGACGTCCCGCTCGCCGAACTCGCCGCCACGACCACCGGGTTGCCGGTCACCGTCGACAACGACGTACGTGCCCTGACGGTCGCCGAGCAGTGGTTCGGCGCCGGAGTGGGCCTGTCCGACTTCGCCGTGGTCACCGTGGGCGCGGGCATCGGCTGCGGCCTGGTGGTGCACGGCCGTGTCGTCGCCGGGGCGCACGGAGTGGCCGGGGAGATCGGCCATGTGACCGTCGACCCGGCCGGCCCGCTCTGCCACTGCGGCAACCGCGGCTGCGTCGAGGCGATCGCCGGGGAAGCCGCGATCGTCCGGCAGGTCCGCGAGGCCACCGGGGCCGAACTCCCCGACGCCGCCGCAGCCCTGGCCCTGGCCCGCGAAGGCGTCGCCGGAGCCCGGGACGTCTACGCCCGCGCGGGCGAGGCGATCGGCCGGGGCATCGCCACCGTCGCCAACCTCCTCGGCCCCGAACGCGTGATCATCTCCGGCGAAGGGCTCGCCGCCTACGACCTGTTCGCCGAGCAGATCCGCGACGCCTTCGTCGCGGCCGCCTTCGGCTCCGCCGCCCAGTGCGACGTCCGCACCCACCCGCTGCCCTTCGACGAGTGGGCCCGCGGAGCCGCCGCCACCGCCATCCAGTCCTTCATCACCCCGGACCCGAGCCGATAA